A window of the Callospermophilus lateralis isolate mCalLat2 chromosome 7, mCalLat2.hap1, whole genome shotgun sequence genome harbors these coding sequences:
- the LOC143403626 gene encoding uncharacterized protein LOC143403626 isoform X1: MSSQQQKQPCAPPPQLHQQQVKQPCQPPPQEPCVPQTKEPCHTKVPEPCHPKVPEPCHPKVPEPCHPKVPEPCHPKVPEPCHPKVPEPCHPKVPEPCPSTVTPVPAQLKTKQK; encoded by the coding sequence ATGAGTTCCCAGCAGCAGAAGCAGCCCTGCGCCCCACCCCCTCAGCTGCACCAGCAGCAGGTGAAGCAACCTTGCCAGCCTCCACCCCAGGAACCATGTGTTCCCCAAACCAAGGAGCCCTGTCACACCAAAGTGCCTGAGCCCTGCCACCCCAAGGTGCCAGAGCCCTGCCACCCCAAGGTGCCAGAGCCCTGCCACCCCAAGGTGCCTGAGCCCTGCCACCCCAAGGTGCCTGAGCCCTGCCACCCCAAGGTGCCTGAGCCCTGCCACCCCAAGGTGCCAGAGCCCTGCCCCTCAACGGTCACTCCAGTGCCAGCTCAACTGAAGACAAAGCAGAAGTAA
- the LOC143403626 gene encoding cornifin-B isoform X2 translates to MSSQQQKQPCAPPPQLHQQQVKQPCQPPPQEPCVPQTKEPCHTKVPEPCHPKVPEPCHPKVPEPCHPKVPEPCPSTVTPVPAQLKTKQK, encoded by the exons ATGAGTTCCCAGCAGCAGAAGCAGCCCTGCGCCCCACCCCCTCAGCTGCACCAGCAGCAGGTGAAGCAACCTTGCCAGCCTCCACCCCAGGAACCATGTGTTCCCCAAACCAAGGAGCCCTGTCACACCAAA GTGCCTGAGCCCTGCCACCCCAAGGTGCCTGAGCCCTGCCACCCCAAGGTGCCTGAGCCCTGCCACCCCAAGGTGCCAGAGCCCTGCCCCTCAACGGTCACTCCAGTGCCAGCTCAACTGAAGACAAAGCAGAAGTAA